The following DNA comes from Croceicoccus sp. YJ47.
ATCACGGTGCCCGAACGCCACGACGGATCGACCAGGCCGGGCTTCATCGTGGAGGATATGGATTCGCCCCCACCCGCAAGGATGACATCGGCGTCGTTCGCCACGATCGACCGCGCGGCCAGCGCCACGGTGCTCAGCCCGCTCGCGCATTTGCGGTCGAGCGTGAAGGCCGGCACGGTTTGCGGCAGGCCGGTGGTGAACGTGCTCATCCGCCCGATATTGTAGAACTGCGTCCCGTACTGATTGCCGGTGCCGTAGAACACGTCGTCGATGCGGGCAGGGTCGATGCCGGCCCGTTCGACCACCGCATTCATGACATGCGCGGCCAGGACGTCCGGGTTGGTATCGTTGAACGCGCCGCGATGCGCGCGCCCGATCGGCGTGCGTGCGGTGGCGACGATGGCGGCTTCGCGAACCATGGCGTGTTTTCTCCTTGCGCTTACGGCTGCGGTTTTTTCTTCATGTCGGCGTATTTGCCGAATTCGGCGCGGGCGATGGCGCGGGCGTGCACCTCGTCCGGGCCGTCGGCAAAGCGTAGCGTGCGGATATTCGCCCACATGCCGGCGAGCGGGAAATCGCCGCTCACCCCGGCGCCGCCGTGCGCCTGCACCGCGTCGTCGATGATCGACAGCGCCATCGACGGGGCCTGCACCTTGATCATGGCGATTTCGTTGCGGGCGGCCTTGTTGCCGGCCTGGTCCATCATGTCCGCGGCCTTGAGGCAGAGCAGCCGGCTCATCTCGATATCGATGCGGGCGCGCGCGACGCGTTCCTCCCATACCGAATGTTCGGCGATGCGCTTGCCGAACGCAACCCGGTCGGTGAGCCTGCGGCACATCGCCTCCAGCGCAACCTCCGCCGCGCCGATGGTGCGCATGCAATGGTGGATGCGCCCGGGGCCGAGCCGGCCCTGCGCGATCTCGAATCCGCGCCCTTCGCCCAGCAGCATGTTGTTCGCCGGCACGCGCACATTGTCGAGCACGACCTCGCCATGGCCGTGCGGCGCATGGTCGTAGCCATAGACCGACAGCATGCGTTCGATGGTCACGCCCTTGGCATCCATCGGCATCAGGATCATCGACTGGCTGCCATGGCGCGACCCGTCGGGATCGGACTTGCCCATGACGATGGCGAGATTGCACCGCGGATCTCCGACGCCGGAAGACCACCATTTGCGCCCGTTGATGACATATTCGTCGCCGTCGCGAATGATGGAGGCATGGATGTTCGTCGCATCGGACGACGCCACCTGCGGTTCGGTCATCAGAAAGGCGGAGCGAATCTCGCCATTCATCAAGGGATCGAGCCAGCGGTCCTTCTGCTCCCGCGTGCCATAGCGCAGCAATACTTCCATGTTACCCGTGTCGGGGGCGGAGCAGTTGAACACCTCCGACGACCAGGGCAGCCGCCCCATCTCTTCTGCACACAGCGCATATTCGAGATTGGTCAGCTGCTCCCCTTCGAAGGCGAAGCTGTCGTCGACATGGGCACGGCCCGCGCGCGGCGGCATGAACAGGTTCCACAGCCCGGCGGCGCGCGCCCTTGGCTTCAGCTCCTCGATCACGGGGATCGTCTTCCACGGGTCGCCTTCGTCATGCTGCGCACGATAGTCGGCATTACGCGGGCGAATCTCGCTCTCGATAAAATTCCGCACCCGGTCGCGAAATTCGCGCTGCCGGTCGCTCAGTTCAAAATCCAAGACATTCCTCCCCGCCTTTTTGGTGCGGCTTAACATACGCATTTTTCGATAAATGCAAAATCTCACGGAATTTGGCGCTTGGCAAGCGTTCCGGAATCTTTATTTTGCGAATCAACACAAAGGGAGAAGATCGTGAAAGCAGCCGTCATGCGCGCCGTGGGCGCCCCGCTCGAAATCGAGGATGTCGCCATTGCCAAACCCGGCCCGCACGAGGTGCTCATCCGCACCCATGCGACCGGCGTGTGCCATTCGGACCTCCATTTCCTGAAAGGGCATTACCCGACGAAACTGCCCACCGTGCTCGGCCATGAAAGCGCCGGCGTCGTCGAACAGGTCGGGTCCGAAGTGCGGACGGTAAAGCCGGGCGACCATGTCGTGACCTGCCTCTCCGCCTTTTGCGGGCATTGCGAATATTGCGTGACCGGGCATTTGTCGCTGTGCGAGGAACCCGATGTCGCGCGCGGCAAGGGCGAGGCCCCGCGCATCGCGAAGGGCGATGAAAAACTTGCGCAGTTCCTCAACCTGTCGGCCTTTGCCGAACAGATGCTGATCCACGAAAACGCCTGCATCGCGATCCGGCCCGACATGCCGCTCGACCGCGCCGCGCTCATCGGGTGCGCGGTGGTGACGGGCTATGGCTCGGTCGTGCACACGGCCAAGGTGCGGCCGGGCGAAACGGTGGCCGTCATCGGCTGCGGCGGGATCGGGCTTTCCACCATCAATGCCGCCGCGCTGGCGGGCGCGGGGCGCGTCATCGCGGTCGATCGCGTCGCCGCGAAGGAAAGCATGGCCCGCGCATTCGGGGCGACCGATTTCGTCGATGCGTCCGATGGCGACACGGTGAAAAAGATCCGCGACATGACGAACGGCGGCGTGGACCACGCGCTCGAGGCGATCGGCCTGCCGGCAACGGCCGAGGATGCCTTCAAGATGCTGCGCCGCGCAGGCACGGCCACGATCATCGGCATGATCCCGGTGGGACAGAAGGTAACGCTCAACGGATATGAATTCCTGCAGGAGAAGGTGATGCGCGGCTCCAACATGGGGTCCAACGTGTTCCCGGTTGACATTCCGCGGCTTATCGATTTCTACATGCAGGGGAAGCTGAAGCTGGACGAGCTGATCTCCCGCCGGATCGGGCTTTCCGACATCGATTCCGCGTTCGAGGAGATGGAAACCGGCGCGATCGCGCGATCGGTCATCACGTTCGATTGAGCGGCGTGAACGCAACGGGAGAGGATATGACAATGGACGATTTCAAACTCTATATCGGCGGTGAGTTCGTCGCGGGCGCGCGCAGCATCGACGTGATCAACCCCGCGACGGGGCAGGCGTTTGCCCGCTGCCCGGTCGCGGACGAGGCGCAGCTCGACGAGGCGGTCGCGGCGGCGCGATCCGCTTTTCCCGCATGGTCCGCCCTGTCGCAGGACGAGCGTGCGGCGATGCTGATGCAGATTGCCGACACGATGCAGGAGCAGGCCGGCGAGTTTTCCCGCCTGCTCACGACCGAGCAGGGCAAGCCGCTCGAACAGGCGGGGATGGAGATCATGGGCGCCGCCTTCACGTTGAAGGCGTTTGCCGCCATGCGGATGGAGCCGCGCATCCTCAAGGATGACGGCAAGGCCCGCATTACCGAGATCCGTCGGCCATTGGGCGTGGTGGCCGCGATCTGCCCGTGGAATTTCCCGGTGATGATGCTCGCGAACAAGATCGGCCCGGCGCTCGTTTCGGGCAATACGGTGGTGCTGAAGCCTGCGCCGACGACGCCGCTCACCGCGCTCAAATTCGCGCAGATTTGCGCCGATGTGCTGCCGGCAGGCGTCGTCAATGTCATCTGCGACGACAATGATCTGGGCGCGGCGCTCACCGCGCATCCGGGCGTGGACAAGATCGCATTCACAGGCTCCACCGCCACGGGCCGCAAGGTGATGGAGGCCGCCGCCGCCTCGATCAAGCGGGTGACGCTGGAGCTGGGCGGGAACGATGCGGCGATCGTGCTCGACGATGCGGACCCCGTCGCCACCGCGCGCAAGGTGTTTCAGGGTGCGATGGCGAATGCAGGCCAGGTGTGCATCGCGATCAAGCGCGCCTATGTCGCCGATGCGATCTACGATGCGTTCTGCGACGAGCTGGCCCGGCTTGCCAATGCGGCGGTGGTCGACGACGGCACGAAGCAGGGCGCGCAGATGGGCCCGGTGCAGAACAAGGCGCAGTTCGAGAAGCTGAAACGACTGCTCGACGAAAGCCGCGACGAAGGCACGGTGATCGCCGGCGGCGCCGCGATCGAACGCGACGGATATTTCGTCCAGCCCACCGTCATCCGCGATGTCGGCGACGATGCCCGCATCGTGCAGGAGGAACAGTTCGGCCCCGTGCTCCCCGTGCTGCGCTATGCCGATATCGAGGAGGTGCTGGCCCGGTCGAACGACACGCGCTTCGGGCTGGGCGGGTCGGTGTGGGGCGGCGATGTCGAACGCGCGGCCAGCATTGCCGAGCGTGTCGAATCGGGCACGGTCTGGGTGAATCAGCATCTCGCGCTCAACCCCAAAGTGCCGTTCCGCGGTGCCAAGGAATCGGGCCTCGGCACCGAGCTTGGCGAGGAAGGGCTGCACGAATATACGCAGGCGAAGATCATCAACGTCGCGCTGTGACCGAGGTTGGGGCCGGGTTCAGCCGATCCGGCCCCACACCTCGATATTGCCGCGCCGTTCCACCCGCGCGGCGCGGCGCGTGTCGAGCAGCGGCAGCAGCCCGTGCCCCGCAAACAGCGCCCGCACCGGGTCGTCGGCGGCGCCTTCATCGGCAAGCCCGGCATCGCAAAGCCGCTGCCACACGAGGAACTGGTACGGCTGCAGCCCGGCCTCGAACGGGACGCCGCGAAAACGGGTCGTGACCGCGGCGATCGTGCGGCGGTGCGGGCGGTCCGCCACGGGCGCCCCTTCGGCAGGATCGTGCGCCGCGACATGGTCGGCGAGCGCGGCGGCCTTGTCGACAAGTTCGCCGACCATTTCCTGCGCAATCAGGTCGAGCAGCGGAAGCAGCGTGTCCGGCACCGCATCATCCGCCGCAAAGCCCGCCGGATAATCGCCGAATTCCGCCATGTCCGGCCCCGGCGCATGCATGCGTTCGGTCCAGCGGAACACGTTCGGTGCGGTCGCCTGCATGATGGCGAGAGGCACCGGATCGCGGCCCAGATGCGCGAACATCGGCCCGAAAAGCCCGTAATCGCCAAGCGACGCCTGCCCGCCGAGGAGATACGGATGCTGCGCGAAATGCGCGTCCAGAATGCGCAGCAGATCGGCCAGGCTTCGCTCGATTTCCGGGATCGTCGCCGCGGTCACGCCCAGCATCGGGAGATAGGACTGCATGCGCGCCATCACCTGTGTATCGCCGCCAAACGCATGGGTGAGAAAGCGTTGCTGCGAACCGAGATAGCTCCACCTGTAATGCATCGCATGCCGCACCAGAGTCACCACGGCGTAGAGATCGACAAGATGCGCGATCGCCCTTTGCCGGGGGCCGGGGGGCGTGGCCGAATGGCGGATCCCCGATTCTGAAATGGTCGATGATGTCGGCCGTATCCTGGATCACCGCGCCGTCCCCGGTTTCCAGCACGGGGATGATGACGCGCCCGATCTGCGGCACGATGTCGTTGTGGAACCGGGCGTCCGCCGGGCTGCGCTCGACGAACGGAATGCCGTTCCTGCGCAGATAGGCGCGCGCCTTGCCGGAATAGAGCGAGTGCGGCAGGCCGTAGAGGACATGGGTCATCGGGCAGTCTCTCCCGCCATACGCGCATCGATTGGCCCGCGCGGACGCATCAGGCTTTCCTGCATCACGGTGGCGATCATGCGCCCGGATGCGTCGAAGATATGCCCCTGGTTCAAGCCGCGCGCATGCCCCGCCCACGGGCTTTCGGTGAGGAAGACGAGCCAGTCGTTCATATCCGGCGTGTCATGGAACCATATGGTGTGGTCGAGGCTCGCCGACTGGATCGCGCCGCTGCCCGGACGCACGCCATGCGGCAGCAATGCGGTGCGCAGGAACATCAGATCCGATGCGTAGGCGAGCAGCGCGCGCTGCATCACCGGGGAATGCTCGCCCCTTTCGCGCAGGCGCATCCACCATCCCCCGCGCGGCGACGCCCGAACCGCCCCGAACGTGGCCTCCGGGTCGAGCGGCACGAGTTCGATCGGCCTCTCCGTCAGGCGCGAGACCCAGCGTGCCGCGTCGCCTGTATCCCCTGCGATCCATGTGGAAAGGCGGCGCCGCGCCTGCTCCAGTTCGCCGTGCGCGCGCGGCGGGGCGGCGTGCATCGGGCCATGCTCGGCCGCGTGGAAGGACACGATCGCGGTGAAGATCGCGCCCGATGACTGCCGCGCGGTCACCTGCCGCGCGGCAAAGCTGCGACCGTCGGACAGGTCGTTCACCGCGTAGGCAATCGGCTCGCCCACATCGCCCGCGCGCAGGAAATGCGCGTGGACGGAATGGATCGCCCGCCCCCCGCTTTCCGACGGCTCGCTTACCGAAGGCCCGCTTTCCGACGCGCCGCCCTCGGCCATGGCGGCGGCCAGCATTGCCTGCGCCACGATTTGTCCGCCAAAAACGCGGGGACCGATGCTCGGCCCGGACGCGCCGGTCATGACCCCGTCGCCGCCGCGCCGAACGCGCAATATCTCGCCAAGATTCATGTCGCCCGCCCCCAATCACACTCTGGTTTGCCCGCCGATCTAAACTTAGGGTATGCCCGGTCGGTCCGTTTCTGGTACGGTCATGATGTAACACCCATTATTCGAACGCAAGCGTCGATAGGTTTACCCATTGGGCATAGAGCACCGTCATCGCCATACCCTATCTTTGATAAAGCGGTTGGCAGCGGCCCCGAGTTGGACTACGCTCGCAGGCAGAAATGATGTTCACGGTATGGTGGAACGCGAAAATGGCGGCGGCATGACCCCCCGCCCCGCGCCACCCCCCGGAAACGCAATCGTTTCGGCGCAAGATCACGACCGGTCGAACCGGCGGACAATGGGAAGGACGATCATGAAGGCGAAGCAACGGATCCTGGTTTCCGCAATGCTGGGGGTTTCGGCCAGCACGATGATGGTGGCACAAGCCTCGGCGCAGGACGCCGACCCGGCGGTCATCGCCCCGGCAGCAGAACCCGCCGACACGGCGTTCGAGCCGCAGAACACCATCGTCGTCACCGGCAGCTATATCCGCGGACAGGTCGAGGACGGCCCCCTCCCCGTCGACGTGTTCGGCGCGGAGGAACTGGAGACGCGCGGCATCGACAGCCCGCTCGAATTCATCAAGACCTTGCCCTCGGTCGGCCCGGTGCTGGGCGATACGAACCAGTATGCCGCCGGACAATCGCAGGGCGTCGGCTCGATCAACCTGCGCAGCCTCGGGCCGGAGCGCACGCTGGTGCTGTTCAACGGGCGCCGTTTCGCGCCGCAGCCGGGCGAAGGGCTGTCGGACACGAACCTCATCCCGCTGTTCGCGCTGTCGCAGATCGAAATCCTGAAGGATGGGGCGGCATCGACCTATGGTTCAGATGCGATCGCCGGCGTTGCGAACTTCGTCACGAAGCGCAATTTCACAGGCCTCGAACTCGACGCCGATTATCAGTTCATCGACGGATCGGACGGCAATTACCGGCTGAGTGCGCTGGCCGGGTTCGATTTCGGCGCCGCCAATATCATGATCGGCGCCGGGTGGCAGCACCGCAGCGAACTCGCCACGACCGAGCGCGATTTCACGCAGGTGCCCTATGCCGTCAATCCGACCGGCTATTCCTTCCTGTCCAATCCGGCGACCTATATCCCGAAACTCGGCCCGATCGGCCAAGGCGTCGCGGGACAGAACCTGGGCCTTGGCGTCGACGGGCAATTGCTGAACGCGTGCTCCGCGCTTGGCGGGATCGAGGGGGGCTTCCCCACCGGGACCGCGGTGCTTCCGGTGTGCCGTTACAATTACGTCCCCTTCGCCAATCTGGTGGAGGAGGAAAACCGGTACCAGGTCTATGCGCAGATGGATGTCGACCTGTCGGACGACCTTGCCTTCTTCGCATCGGCGCTCTGGTCACGGACCGAATTGCCCAGCATCGGCTATTCGCCGAGCTATCCGCCGACACAAGGCCCCCGCGGCCCCGGCAGCACGCAGGCGTTTTTCGTGCCGCGGTCGAACCCCGGCTTCGAAACCTTTTTGCAGCAGACCTTTCCGCAGGGCAGCCCGACCGCCTTTGCCGGCTATGCCTCGATCCTGCTCGGCCGGCCCTTCGCATTGGGCGGCAATCCGACCGACCCGCGCGGCTCCGGCTTTGGCCAGGCGAAGAGCGACGCCTATCGCATCTCTGCCGGGCTTGAGAAGGATTTCACGCCCGATTTCGCAGGCTCGCTCTACGGCACGTTCATCCGCAGCGAGCGCACCGCCTTCAGCCTCGATTTCCTCGGCGGGCGGTTGCAGGATGCGCTGAACGGCTTTGGCGGTCCGGATTGTACCGGCACCACGCCGGGGCAGAACGGCTGCCTCTATTTCAATCCCTTCATCAACAGCGCACCGGGCAATCCGGCGCTCGGCCTCGACAACCCCGCCTATGTGCCGGGGCTGGAAAACGATCCCGCCTTGCTCGATTACCTGCGCCAGCCCAGCGGCACCAACGAATCGGAGGAGCAGTTCATCGTCGATCTCGTCTTCAATGGCGAGACGGAGCTTGTCGGCCTGCCCGTCGGCTATGCGTTCGGCGGGCAATATCGCAAGACCGAGTTCGTGAGCCGGGGGATCAACCGCTTCTCCAATCCCACGCAGGTGCCCTGCGCGATCGAGGGGGATTTTTCCTGCCTCGACGATCCCAACGACAATAATTTCCCGACCGGCCCGTTCACTTTCCCCGGCCAGTTCCCCACCGCCATCTTCAATCAGAGCGTCTATGCCCTGTTTGCCGAAGCACGGGTGAACCCGTTCGACACGCTCGAGATCGTGGGCGCCGTCCGGTACGAGGATTACGGCGACCCGGTGGGCGCCACGGTCAATCCGAAGGTGTCGGCCCTGTTCGAGGCGACGGACTTTCTTTCGTTCCGCGGTTCGATCGGCACCACCTTCCGCGGGCCGCTCGCCGCCGACATCAGCCCGGCGGGCACCAGCTTTGTGCAGGGCATCGACGCGGCCGGCGGCGCGTTCAAGGCGACCGACACGGTCGGCAATCCGGAGCTGGAGCCCGAAACCGCGCTCACCTACAGCGTCGGCGCGCTCATCGATTATCGCGGTTTCAATTTCAGCGTGGATTACTGGACCTATGAATTCGAGGGCCGCTTCGCGCTGCTCCCGGTGCAGGCGATCGCCAGCGCGATTTCGAACAGCGCGGTCAGCGACGGCACGCAAAGCGTCAATTGCGCCAGCCCGTTTGCGCAATTCATCACCTTTGCCGGCGGCATATGCGACGCCAATACGGTGGCAAACGATATTTCGCGCATCCGCACACAGACCGTGAACGGCCCCGATGTCACGACCCGCGGCCTCGATTTCAGCATCGGTTACAGCCGCCCCGTCGGCGGGATCGACCTGTCCTTCGGCGCGAATGCCACGCATGTCCTCGAATACAGCTTCTCCGATTTCGAATATGAAGGGCTGCTCTTCGACAATGGATACGAGGCCAGCGGATTTGCCAATTACAACCGCGATCCGGGCACCGTGTCGCCCTGGCGGGCCAGCGCCTTTGCCAATGCGCGCATGGGGGCATTCGGGCTGAGCTATAATTTCACCTTCATCGACGGGGTGGATGACAATCGCTGTCCCGACGACGGGCCGTGCACGCAGACGCCCGAATTCGGCCCCACCGATTTCGGCCGCACCGTGGATTCGTTTTCGAAGCACGATATCTTCGCCAATCTGACCGTGCCGATCGCGCGGGCGAAGGTGCGGTTCACCGCCGGGGTGGAAAACATCCTGGACGAGGATCCCTCGGCGGCGCGGCTCGAATACAGCTACGATCCGTTCATCGGCAATGCGCTGGGCCGGACCTACAAGCTGGGGGCGAAGGTCACGTTCTGATCCCTCGCGCGAGCCTGCGGCGAAAACCCCGGCGCAGGCTCGCCGCCCTCCCGACATAGCAAGCACACAGACGAAAAGGACCACCCCATGCGCGACGCCGTAATCGTATCGACCGCACGAACCCCGCTCGCCAAGGCCATGCGCGGCGCCTTCAACGCCACCCACGCCGTCGAACTGGGCAGCTTATCGGTCGCGGCGGCGGTGGAACGCGCAGGCATCGATGGCGCCGAGGTCGATGACGTGCTGATCGGTGCGGCGATGCAGCAAGGGCAACAGGCCCCCAATCTCGCCCGGCTGGTCGCGCTGCGTGCCGGGCTGCCGGTGAGCGTCGCGGGCATGACAATGGACCGGCAATGCGCGTCGGGATTGATGACCATCGCCACCGCGGCCAAGCAGATCATCGTCGACCGCATGGACATCTGCGTCGCGGGCGGGGTGGAATCGGTGTCGGCCCTGCGCGCGGGCAAGACGAATATCGTGCCGGACGAGGGGCTGATCGCGATGCACCCGGCGGCCTACATGCCGATGATCGGCACCGCCGAGGTGGTCGCCAAACGCTACGGCATCAGCCGCGAGGCGCAGGACGAATATTCGCTGCAGTCGCAGCAACGCACGGCGGCGGCGCAGCAGGCGGGCCGCCTCGACGAGGAAATCGTGCCCGTCTCCACCCGCATGAACGTGAAGGACAAGGAAACAGGCGACGTCACGCAGCAGGACGTCACGATCGCGATGGACGATTGCAACCGGTAGAACACCACGCTCGAAGGGCTGGCCAGGCTGGACCCCGTCATGGGCGAGGGTCACACGATTACCGCCGGCAATGCGAGCCAGCTTTCCGACGGGTCGTCCGCCGCCGTGCTGATGGAGGCGGAGGCGGCGAAGGCGCGCGGTCTCGAACCACTCGGCCGCTATGTCGGCATGGCCGTCGCGGGGACCGAGCCGGACGAGATGGGCATCGGTCCCGTCTTTGCCGTGCCGAAGCTGCTCAAGCGGTTCGGGCTTTCCGTCGGCGACATCGGGCTGTGGGAATTGAACGAGGCGTTCGCGGTGCAGGTGCTTTATTGCCGCGACCGGCTCGGCATTCCGGACGACCGGCTCAACGTCAATGGCGGCTCGATCTCCATCGGCCATCCGTTCGGCATGACCGGCGCACGCTGTGTTGGCCATGCACTGATCGAGGGGCGGCGGCGCGGCGTGCGCCATGTGGTGGTGACGATGTGCGTGGGCGGCGGCATGGGCGCAGCCGGCCTTTTCGAAGTCATGTAAGCGCCTCGCTCCCCTCCATTCCGCCAGTTTCGAAGCAAGGGACTGGCGGAATTAAACGGGCTGCTCTAGGGACGGCGCGGCCCGGATGGCCGGATACGAAGGGTCGGATGATGAGCACCGCGGAAACCGAACGATTTGGCAGAAAACGGCAGGATGTCATCCACGCCGCGTCCACTCTCATCAACGATGTCGGCGTGAAGGGCATGACCTTTTCCGACGTCGCGCAGGCTGTCGGGCTGAATGCGACCAGCATCACCTATTATTTCGGGCGCAAGGAACGGCTCGTCACCGCGGTGTACGAAGCCACGCTCGATTTCCTCGAACAGATGGCGACAGAGGCGCTGGCGCAGCCCGATCCGCGCGCGCGGGTGCGCCATTTCCTCCACGCGCATATCGCGCTGCGCCGCCGGATCCGCGAGGGCGAGCGCGGCCTCGTCACCGTGCTGGCCGAGATCTGCACGCTGGAGGACGAGGCCCAGAAACCGCTGCTCGATCATTACCGGCGCGTGCGCAACACGGTGCGGGATTTCTTCGGCCCAACCACCGATCTCGATGCAAAGCTTTTGAACACCGCCCGCGCGCACACGCTGCTGGAGGCGGTGTTCTGGTGGCCGGTGTGGTCGACGCGCTATTCCATCCGCGATTTCGAACGGGTGGAGGATCGCTGGTTCGATATTCTGGAGCACGGGCTTGCTGGTCGCGGCAGCGAATGGGCGCCCCATCCCCTGGGCACGGAATGGCGCTCTGCCGCGAAGGAGGATCCGCAAACGCTGGACGAATTCCTGCGCGCGGCGACCACGCTCATCAATCAGCGCGGCTATCGCGGGGCGTCGGTCAACCGGATCGCGCAATCGCTGAACGTGACGAAGGGCAGTTTCTACCATCATCACAACGCGAAGGACGATCTGGTGTCGAGCTGCTTTACCCGCAGCTATGATCGCATGTCGGCGGTGCAGATCGCCGGGATCGGAAGCGACGGCGATTACTGGACCCGGCTGTGCAACACGCTGGCCGAGCTGATCGATGTGCAGTTCTTCGACGACATGCCGCTCTTGCGCACCACCGCGCTGCAAAGCCTGCCCGAGGCAGAGCGCGAGGATGTCGTGCTGCGCTCCAACCGGCTCGCCCGGCGGTTCGCGGGCATGTTGATCGACGGCATCGCGGATGGTTCGGTCCGGGCGATCGACCCGCTCATTGCGAGCCAGCTCATCATGTCCACGCTCAATTCCGCGTATGAGGCACGGGTATGGGCCGCGCGGTTCGACGAACCGGCCAAGGCGGTGAAATATTACGCGTGGAGCCTGTGTGCCGGCGTGTTCGCCGATCCGCCGACGGGCTGAGGCTCACCCCACCGGCGTATCAAGCGTGGCGCGGCCCGCTATCGCGCCGGCCCGCCAAAGCCGCCATCGCGCACCGTCTGCTCCCGCGCGGCGGCCGCCGTCGCGCGCAGCCGGGCGATATTCTGCAGGTGCCGTTCCTCGGTGATGGGATAGAACAGCAGGAACAGGCAGCCCACGATCCACAGGCTGAGTGACGCCGGGATATAGTGGATGAGCAGGCTCTGCTCCATCGCGCGGGTCACGTCGCCAGGCACGACCTTCTCCGGAAAACCCGACGCGTTGAGCACCAGCCCGGCAACGAAAATCCCCAGCCCGGTCGAACATTGCTGCATGAAGCTGGATGCGGAAAAGAACACGCCGGCGGCATGCTTGCCGGTGCGCACGGCATGATCCTCCACCACGTCGGCGAGCATGGAGCTGGTATTGATCAGCGAAATGGCGATCATCGCGCCATAGACCGCGCCAATGGCGAACAGCGTGGGCAAAAGCAGCGGGTCCCCCGGTCGGAAGAACAGCCCGAGATAGGTCAGCGCCAGCGGCGAGATGCCAAGGCAGATGCCCGCAATCGCCATGATCATCGACGTATTGCGCTTGCCCAGCCAGCGCGAGAACCGCGGCGCGAGCGGCGCCGCCAACGTCGCGGACACGAGCGATTCCAGCGTCAGCAACGCAATCTGCGGCGCGGTGAGGTCGAAGACATAGGTGCTGAAATACAAGGTCGACGCGCTATACAGCCCGATCGCGGTATATTTGAACACGCCGAACCCGAAAATGGCGAGAAAGGCGCGATGTCCGAACGCGGACGCCATTTCGCGCACATGGTCCCTCAGCCTGGCCTTGTGCTGCGGCGTGTCGGCCTGCCGCATGTGTTGCACCTGACCGCGCGTGCCGAGCCCGCAGACCAGGATCGCGATGAAGATGAGGATTCCGCCGCTGATCGCGAAACGGACGTAGCCGGCGGGATTGAGCTGTCCCGTCGGGAACTGCGGCGTCGCCACGAAAAACACGGCGAGGCTGAAAGCCGCGAAACCGAACGTGCCGACATATCCGAACCAGTAGCGCAGCGAGAACAATCGCGTGCGTTCGGCATAATCGTCGGTCAGTTCGGGGTTCA
Coding sequences within:
- a CDS encoding TonB-dependent receptor domain-containing protein — translated: MKAKQRILVSAMLGVSASTMMVAQASAQDADPAVIAPAAEPADTAFEPQNTIVVTGSYIRGQVEDGPLPVDVFGAEELETRGIDSPLEFIKTLPSVGPVLGDTNQYAAGQSQGVGSINLRSLGPERTLVLFNGRRFAPQPGEGLSDTNLIPLFALSQIEILKDGAASTYGSDAIAGVANFVTKRNFTGLELDADYQFIDGSDGNYRLSALAGFDFGAANIMIGAGWQHRSELATTERDFTQVPYAVNPTGYSFLSNPATYIPKLGPIGQGVAGQNLGLGVDGQLLNACSALGGIEGGFPTGTAVLPVCRYNYVPFANLVEEENRYQVYAQMDVDLSDDLAFFASALWSRTELPSIGYSPSYPPTQGPRGPGSTQAFFVPRSNPGFETFLQQTFPQGSPTAFAGYASILLGRPFALGGNPTDPRGSGFGQAKSDAYRISAGLEKDFTPDFAGSLYGTFIRSERTAFSLDFLGGRLQDALNGFGGPDCTGTTPGQNGCLYFNPFINSAPGNPALGLDNPAYVPGLENDPALLDYLRQPSGTNESEEQFIVDLVFNGETELVGLPVGYAFGGQYRKTEFVSRGINRFSNPTQVPCAIEGDFSCLDDPNDNNFPTGPFTFPGQFPTAIFNQSVYALFAEARVNPFDTLEIVGAVRYEDYGDPVGATVNPKVSALFEATDFLSFRGSIGTTFRGPLAADISPAGTSFVQGIDAAGGAFKATDTVGNPELEPETALTYSVGALIDYRGFNFSVDYWTYEFEGRFALLPVQAIASAISNSAVSDGTQSVNCASPFAQFITFAGGICDANTVANDISRIRTQTVNGPDVTTRGLDFSIGYSRPVGGIDLSFGANATHVLEYSFSDFEYEGLLFDNGYEASGFANYNRDPGTVSPWRASAFANARMGAFGLSYNFTFIDGVDDNRCPDDGPCTQTPEFGPTDFGRTVDSFSKHDIFANLTVPIARAKVRFTAGVENILDEDPSAARLEYSYDPFIGNALGRTYKLGAKVTF
- a CDS encoding TetR/AcrR family transcriptional regulator, whose translation is MMSTAETERFGRKRQDVIHAASTLINDVGVKGMTFSDVAQAVGLNATSITYYFGRKERLVTAVYEATLDFLEQMATEALAQPDPRARVRHFLHAHIALRRRIREGERGLVTVLAEICTLEDEAQKPLLDHYRRVRNTVRDFFGPTTDLDAKLLNTARAHTLLEAVFWWPVWSTRYSIRDFERVEDRWFDILEHGLAGRGSEWAPHPLGTEWRSAAKEDPQTLDEFLRAATTLINQRGYRGASVNRIAQSLNVTKGSFYHHHNAKDDLVSSCFTRSYDRMSAVQIAGIGSDGDYWTRLCNTLAELIDVQFFDDMPLLRTTALQSLPEAEREDVVLRSNRLARRFAGMLIDGIADGSVRAIDPLIASQLIMSTLNSAYEARVWAARFDEPAKAVKYYAWSLCAGVFADPPTG
- a CDS encoding MFS transporter; translation: MSGAEIETRTIPRGPRLCYGFGAVATGVKNAAFSTYLLLFYNQVVGVPAVVVSTAIALTLLVDAVADPFIGRWSDVTRSRMGRRHPFIFGSAVPTAFFFVVAWFPPGGLTDLQMGVWIFTLAALTRISISAFEIPATAMNPELTDDYAERTRLFSLRYWFGYVGTFGFAAFSLAVFFVATPQFPTGQLNPAGYVRFAISGGILIFIAILVCGLGTRGQVQHMRQADTPQHKARLRDHVREMASAFGHRAFLAIFGFGVFKYTAIGLYSASTLYFSTYVFDLTAPQIALLTLESLVSATLAAPLAPRFSRWLGKRNTSMIMAIAGICLGISPLALTYLGLFFRPGDPLLLPTLFAIGAVYGAMIAISLINTSSMLADVVEDHAVRTGKHAAGVFFSASSFMQQCSTGLGIFVAGLVLNASGFPEKVVPGDVTRAMEQSLLIHYIPASLSLWIVGCLFLLFYPITEERHLQNIARLRATAAAAREQTVRDGGFGGPAR